The genomic segment GCCCCGCCATCTCCAGCGACGTCATATAGTTGCCGATCTTGCGAAACGGCAGCTCAAGCTGATCCGCCTGCAGCAACTTTGCTACATCATTTGCAAACACATATTGCTCCATCAGCGGAGTTGCGCCCAGTCCGTTTACCAAAATGCCGTACGGGTCGCCGGCCTTCCACTGGAATGCTTTATGAAGATGATCGATCAGTTCTCTGGCAATGGCTGCCGACGGTTTGATTTTCTCCCTGTGGTAACCCGGTTCGCCGTGTATGCCGACACCGTATTCCATCTCATCCTCAGCGAGTATGAAGCCGGGTTTGCCTGATTCCGGAACTGTTCCGGCCGATAAAGCGACACCGATCGTTTTGATCGAATCAACTACCTTTTCACCAAGTTCTTTCAATGCCTCAAGCGAAAGACCGGATTCTGCTGCTGCCCCCAGCAGTTTGTGCACAAGAACTGTACCTGCCACACCGCGCTTTCCAGCCGTATAGGTGCTGTCCTCAACGGCAATATCGTCGTCAACCACAAGATG from the Sporolactobacillus sp. Y61 genome contains:
- the dhaK gene encoding dihydroxyacetone kinase subunit DhaK, translated to MKKIMNKPENIVDEMIDGLVFGSTDLIRRIPETNIVIRKKKSPGKVALVSGGGSGHEPTHAGYVGSGMLAAAVCGPVFTSPAPDQIVEAIKQSNQGAGVLLIIKNYSGDVMNFEMAEELAAMDGIEVDHLVVDDDIAVEDSTYTAGKRGVAGTVLVHKLLGAAAESGLSLEALKELGEKVVDSIKTIGVALSAGTVPESGKPGFILAEDEMEYGVGIHGEPGYHREKIKPSAAIARELIDHLHKAFQWKAGDPYGILVNGLGATPLMEQYVFANDVAKLLQADQLELPFRKIGNYMTSLEMAGLSLTLFHLQDSKWLDWLKAPVETTAW